In Dolichospermum flos-aquae CCAP 1403/13F, the following proteins share a genomic window:
- a CDS encoding bestrophin family protein, with translation MVQKKPQWFETALQIKGSVIAAIYKQVLLCGAFGVLISLLYHLQIPVSQPILGTVIPSIVLGLLLVFRTNTAYDRFWEGRKCWGAIVNTTRNLARQIWVSIDEKEPEDKNNKIDALNLLVAFGVATKLHLRGEPINNDLEELMPDSYYIKLKIMNNPPLEVAFWISDYLQQQYNRHCINSYQLTSLQELLNILVDNLGSCERILRTPMPLAYAIHLKQLLLLYCFLLPFQIVQSLGWWTGLISALVSFTLLGIEAIGLEIENPFGYDENDLPLDAICITMKRNIDDLISLTPTVHKS, from the coding sequence ATGGTACAGAAAAAACCGCAATGGTTTGAAACCGCTCTACAAATTAAAGGTTCAGTCATTGCTGCTATCTACAAACAGGTGCTGTTATGTGGTGCTTTTGGAGTTTTAATTTCTCTACTTTATCATCTTCAAATTCCCGTTTCTCAGCCAATTTTAGGGACTGTTATTCCCAGTATTGTTTTAGGTTTATTATTAGTATTTCGCACGAATACAGCTTATGATCGCTTTTGGGAAGGGAGAAAATGCTGGGGGGCAATAGTCAATACTACCCGTAATTTAGCCAGACAAATATGGGTATCTATTGATGAAAAAGAACCGGAGGATAAAAATAATAAAATTGATGCCTTAAACTTACTTGTGGCTTTTGGCGTAGCGACAAAACTACATTTACGAGGTGAGCCTATCAATAATGATTTAGAAGAATTAATGCCAGACTCTTACTATATAAAATTAAAGATTATGAATAATCCTCCTTTAGAAGTAGCTTTTTGGATTAGCGATTATTTACAACAGCAATACAATCGTCATTGCATTAATAGTTATCAATTGACATCTCTACAGGAATTATTAAATATCTTGGTAGATAATTTAGGTTCTTGTGAACGAATTTTAAGAACACCAATGCCTCTAGCTTATGCTATTCACCTTAAACAATTATTATTACTGTATTGCTTCCTCTTGCCATTTCAAATAGTTCAGAGTCTTGGCTGGTGGACTGGGTTAATTTCTGCTTTGGTTAGCTTTACGTTATTAGGTATTGAAGCCATTGGTTTAGAAATAGAAAATCCCTTTGGTTATGATGAAAATGACTTACCTTTAGACGCAATTTGCATAACAATGAAACGGAATATTGATGATTTAATCAGCTTAACTCCTACTGTGCATAAATCATGA
- a CDS encoding pentapeptide repeat-containing protein, with protein sequence MTSSELERYYRILELELGATLEEINQAYKDLVFVWHPDRLPKDNLRLQNKAHEKLKLFNEARDKLRSFRNKQPTPSYSPPPQADKPSSTYSYSPQKTYQQPQANSDLSGKDFSRANLSNRDLSGRNLSYANLSGSNLSDTFMHKVILRGADLSEANLFRANLLLADLRDANLRSANLIGADLSGADLRGADLTGARIRSGDRLLVKLIGAKLTGAIMPDGIIHN encoded by the coding sequence ATGACGAGCAGCGAACTGGAGCGGTACTACAGAATTTTAGAATTAGAGTTAGGGGCCACACTTGAAGAAATCAACCAGGCTTATAAAGATTTAGTGTTTGTTTGGCACCCGGACCGCCTCCCCAAAGACAACCTGCGCTTACAAAACAAGGCACATGAGAAGCTGAAATTATTTAATGAAGCTCGTGATAAATTGCGCTCTTTCCGGAATAAACAGCCCACTCCCTCCTATTCTCCACCACCTCAAGCCGATAAACCATCATCTACATACTCTTACTCACCACAAAAAACCTATCAACAACCACAGGCAAATTCAGATTTAAGTGGTAAAGATTTTAGCCGCGCTAATTTGAGTAATCGGGATTTATCAGGAAGAAACTTGAGTTATGCAAATTTAAGCGGTTCTAATCTCAGTGATACTTTTATGCACAAGGTGATTCTCAGAGGTGCGGATTTGTCAGAAGCCAATTTATTTAGAGCTAACTTACTGTTAGCAGATTTAAGAGATGCCAATTTACGCTCGGCTAATTTGATTGGTGCGGATCTTAGCGGTGCTGACTTGCGGGGTGCTGACTTGACAGGGGCGAGAATTCGTTCAGGCGATCGCCTGCTGGTAAAATTAATTGGTGCTAAATTAACTGGAGCAATCATGCCAGATGGTATAATTCATAACTAA
- a CDS encoding lysophospholipid acyltransferase family protein, with translation MFKLKHPQNTNTGWSLDQRDPKFIESMMPILGLLYNFYFRVQTSGWENVPDEKILIVGSHNGGLASPDTSMMLYDWLRRFSVKRPIYGLMHPKVWDVLPPAAEMAMKAGAVRAHPKMAYKALRAGASVLVYPGGAEDVFRPHAMRDKIYFAQRKGFIKLALRENVPIIPAISWGSHDTLIVLADIYEIMQQFHKMGMPWLFGIDPLVFPVYLGLPWGLAFGPWPNIPLPVPIYTRVCPPIVFARYGKEAASDRIYVNECYELVKSKMQQELDSLIQEAGH, from the coding sequence ATGTTCAAACTAAAACATCCTCAAAACACTAACACAGGGTGGTCTTTGGATCAACGAGATCCAAAGTTCATCGAGTCTATGATGCCTATACTAGGCTTGTTATATAACTTCTATTTTCGAGTCCAAACCAGTGGCTGGGAAAATGTCCCAGATGAAAAAATTCTGATTGTCGGTTCTCATAATGGCGGACTGGCTTCTCCGGACACATCCATGATGTTATATGATTGGTTGCGTCGCTTTAGTGTGAAAAGACCGATTTATGGTTTGATGCACCCTAAAGTTTGGGATGTGTTGCCACCGGCGGCGGAAATGGCGATGAAGGCTGGTGCAGTGAGAGCGCATCCGAAAATGGCTTACAAGGCTTTGCGGGCTGGCGCTAGTGTCTTAGTCTATCCTGGTGGCGCTGAGGATGTGTTTCGACCTCATGCAATGCGGGATAAAATTTATTTTGCCCAACGGAAGGGGTTTATTAAGTTGGCACTCCGGGAAAATGTCCCGATTATACCAGCAATTTCCTGGGGATCACATGATACTCTGATTGTCTTGGCTGACATATATGAAATTATGCAGCAATTTCATAAAATGGGGATGCCTTGGCTGTTTGGGATAGATCCTTTGGTGTTTCCTGTTTATCTGGGATTACCTTGGGGATTGGCTTTTGGACCTTGGCCGAATATTCCTTTGCCCGTGCCTATCTATACTAGGGTTTGTCCCCCGATTGTGTTTGCAAGGTATGGAAAAGAAGCCGCAAGCGATCGCATTTATGTGAACGAATGCTATGAATTAGTCAAAAGCAAAATGCAGCAAGAGTTGGATAGTTTAATTCAAGAAGCTGGTCATTAA
- the tnpA gene encoding IS200/IS605 family transposase: MRFPCSIHLHFVFVTKYRKKIINAPILDRMHEIFANICIKTNCILVEFSGEQDHVDLLVDYHPDNNISDFTSSLKSASSRIIRKEFKEHIDKFYWKPVFWSSSYYVASSGGAPIEKLKQYIKEQDAPTK; the protein is encoded by the coding sequence ATGCGTTTCCCCTGCTCCATTCACCTACACTTTGTATTTGTGACTAAATACCGAAAGAAAATAATTAATGCTCCAATACTGGACAGAATGCACGAGATTTTCGCAAATATTTGCATTAAAACTAACTGTATATTAGTAGAGTTTTCCGGTGAACAAGATCATGTCGATTTATTGGTAGACTACCACCCGGACAATAATATCTCTGATTTTACATCTAGTTTAAAATCTGCCAGTAGCAGGATTATTCGTAAAGAATTTAAAGAACATATTGATAAATTTTATTGGAAACCTGTCTTCTGGTCTAGCTCGTATTATGTGGCGTCAAGTGGTGGTGCGCCAATTGAAAAACTAAAGCAATATATCAAGGAACAAGACGCACCAACGAAGTAA
- a CDS encoding DNA polymerase III subunit delta' — protein sequence MFSPLVGQQQAVELLTQSVKQNRVAPAYMFVGADGVGRSLAARCFIELLFSSSVAPDQIPLLQTRIRQRNHPALLWVEPTYQFQGQRLTPAEAAEKGVKRKAPPVIRLEQIREITQFLSRPPLAAERNIIVLEQAETMAESAANALLKTLEEPGKATLILIAPSPESVLPTLVSRCQKIPFYRLDIAVMSQVLMQTGNAEILQHPEVLNIAAGSPGNAILSYQQLQKIPSEFIAQVKKIPTSYRHALELAKKIDKELDTEAQLWLIDYLQQYYWQQIHEPKIIQQLEKTRKNLLCYAQPRLVWECTFLALFQISQI from the coding sequence ATGTTCTCACCATTAGTCGGACAACAGCAAGCAGTAGAATTACTAACTCAGTCTGTTAAACAAAATCGAGTTGCACCTGCTTATATGTTTGTAGGTGCAGATGGTGTAGGTAGAAGTTTAGCAGCCCGGTGTTTTATTGAATTACTTTTTTCCAGTTCTGTAGCACCTGATCAAATTCCCCTTTTACAAACTCGGATTCGTCAAAGAAATCATCCGGCTTTATTGTGGGTAGAACCAACTTATCAATTTCAAGGACAAAGACTTACACCAGCAGAAGCAGCAGAAAAGGGCGTTAAACGCAAAGCCCCACCAGTGATTCGTTTGGAACAAATTCGAGAAATTACGCAATTTCTTTCTCGGCCACCGTTGGCAGCAGAGAGAAATATCATAGTCCTAGAACAAGCGGAAACAATGGCGGAATCTGCGGCTAATGCGTTGTTAAAAACTTTGGAAGAACCGGGAAAAGCGACATTAATTTTAATTGCCCCTTCACCAGAATCTGTGTTACCAACTTTAGTATCCCGTTGTCAAAAGATTCCTTTTTATCGGTTGGATATTGCTGTGATGAGTCAGGTATTGATGCAAACAGGAAATGCCGAAATTTTGCAACATCCAGAGGTTTTAAATATAGCCGCAGGTAGTCCAGGAAATGCGATTTTATCTTATCAACAATTACAAAAAATTCCTAGCGAGTTCATCGCCCAGGTGAAAAAAATCCCGACATCTTACCGTCATGCTTTAGAATTAGCCAAGAAAATTGATAAAGAATTAGATACTGAAGCTCAATTATGGTTAATTGATTATCTGCAACAATACTATTGGCAACAAATACATGAACCAAAAATTATTCAACAGTTAGAAAAAACTCGTAAAAATTTACTTTGTTATGCCCAACCTCGCTTGGTTTGGGAATGTACGTTTTTAGCTTTATTTCAGATATCACAAATATAG
- the tmk gene encoding dTMP kinase, producing the protein MSGKLIVFEGVEGCGKTTQMQLCSQWLESLNISVVLTREPGGTELGKDLRMLLLEKSLNKPVGEVTELLLYAADRAQHIEEELKPNLAIGKYILCDRYTDSTIAYQGYGRGLSMSIINQLNQIATGGLASDLTIWLDVDVEIGLSRKRGQAKLDRIEQETIAFHRRVQRGYTELAISYASRIVRVDGNNSQENVQQSIQEILHNRLFS; encoded by the coding sequence ATGAGTGGTAAATTAATTGTATTTGAAGGGGTAGAAGGTTGTGGTAAAACTACTCAGATGCAACTGTGTTCTCAGTGGCTAGAAAGTTTAAATATATCTGTGGTGCTGACTCGTGAACCGGGGGGAACAGAGTTAGGAAAGGATTTACGGATGTTATTATTGGAAAAGTCACTTAATAAGCCCGTGGGGGAAGTGACGGAACTGTTATTGTATGCTGCGGATAGGGCGCAACACATTGAAGAGGAATTAAAACCTAATTTAGCCATAGGGAAGTATATTTTGTGTGATCGCTATACTGATTCTACTATTGCCTATCAAGGTTATGGCAGGGGTTTAAGTATGAGTATAATTAATCAACTTAATCAAATTGCTACTGGTGGTTTAGCTAGTGATTTAACTATTTGGTTAGATGTAGATGTGGAGATAGGGCTGTCTCGCAAACGTGGACAAGCTAAATTAGACAGGATTGAACAAGAAACAATTGCGTTTCATCGGCGGGTACAGCGGGGATATACGGAGTTAGCTATATCTTATGCGTCTCGGATTGTACGGGTAGATGGGAATAATAGTCAAGAAAATGTGCAACAAAGTATACAGGAAATTTTACATAATCGCCTGTTTTCATAA
- a CDS encoding NUDIX hydrolase: MNNQLVHVAVTILYRENKFLMQLRDNIPNIIAPGCWALFGGHIEPGETPEIAVQREVMEEIGYELTDFTQFGIYSDEKAIRYVFQAPLLITVNQLVLSEGWDLDLLTAEDIYRGECYSVKAGEVRPLASLPQKIMLDFIKTL, translated from the coding sequence ATGAATAATCAATTAGTTCATGTAGCCGTTACCATTCTCTATCGAGAAAATAAATTCCTGATGCAATTGCGGGATAATATTCCTAATATTATCGCTCCTGGTTGTTGGGCTTTGTTTGGTGGACATATCGAACCTGGAGAAACTCCAGAAATAGCAGTTCAGCGAGAAGTTATGGAAGAAATTGGTTATGAGTTAACTGACTTTACTCAATTTGGAATTTATAGCGATGAAAAAGCTATTCGTTATGTATTTCAAGCACCATTGTTAATAACAGTAAATCAACTTGTTCTTTCTGAAGGTTGGGATCTAGATTTGTTAACAGCAGAAGATATCTACAGAGGTGAATGTTATTCTGTAAAAGCAGGAGAAGTAAGACCTTTAGCAAGTTTACCTCAGAAAATAATGCTGGATTTTATCAAAACCCTATAG
- a CDS encoding NAD-dependent epimerase/dehydratase family protein, producing the protein MNIAIIGCGYVGCAVSKYWQSNSNFMLTATTTNPQRISTLEAVAQRVIVTSGNDLESLKAVLKNQEVILLSVGAKTADSYEETYVNTAKNLVSLLPQFPNIHQVIYTGSYSIYGDRNGVWVDEESPPAPANRNSQLLRKTEDILLTANNDNTRVCILRLGGIYGPGRELVKLFSRASGTTRPGNGEDISNWIHLDDIVSTIEFAREQRLQGIYNLVDDSHLTNKELLNNVMTKNNLPNVIWDADNKNTRPYNAWVSNQKLKDAGYQFIHPHMIF; encoded by the coding sequence ATGAACATTGCAATTATTGGCTGTGGTTATGTCGGTTGTGCCGTTAGCAAATATTGGCAGTCAAATAGTAATTTTATGCTGACGGCAACTACCACTAATCCCCAAAGGATATCTACTTTAGAAGCAGTAGCACAAAGGGTTATTGTCACTTCAGGTAATGATCTAGAAAGCTTGAAAGCTGTATTAAAAAATCAAGAAGTTATCTTATTAAGTGTCGGCGCAAAAACCGCTGATTCTTATGAAGAAACTTATGTAAACACTGCCAAAAATCTAGTTTCTCTCCTCCCCCAATTTCCTAATATTCACCAAGTAATATATACAGGTAGTTATTCAATTTATGGAGATAGAAACGGTGTATGGGTAGACGAAGAAAGCCCACCAGCACCAGCTAATCGCAATTCTCAACTACTGCGAAAAACAGAAGATATATTATTAACAGCAAATAATGACAATACCCGCGTTTGTATTTTACGTTTAGGAGGTATTTATGGACCCGGTAGAGAACTGGTAAAACTATTTAGTAGAGCGTCAGGAACAACCCGTCCTGGTAATGGGGAAGATATCAGCAATTGGATTCATCTTGATGACATTGTTAGTACAATAGAATTTGCTCGTGAGCAGCGCCTACAAGGTATTTATAATCTTGTAGATGATAGTCATCTCACAAATAAAGAATTACTTAATAATGTGATGACAAAAAATAATTTACCTAATGTTATTTGGGATGCAGATAATAAAAATACCCGCCCATATAATGCCTGGGTGTCCAATCAAAAACTGAAAGATGCTGGATATCAATTCATTCATCCTCACATGATTTTTTAG
- a CDS encoding DUF5331 domain-containing protein yields MAFFDSFTDSIKQKWLQFFQANREWITLQMTVESVYTPDGGKRPSSYLILGVINALEPKLAQLMLPFAKLNPDADTLIEVLNLHFDPDIALGNRLSPTVEPQMYSRQQAVVMVDGPEPEAESFSIPEMSLNELGNETQATWAVEQDDDGFGDISLSDEDIAHDSEAMGNFGHVSFTSMSLIDESNDQSLNSLTSVGENPFGEIPDHAFTGLNTSAENGFDDVVSDIWGDETSFQNCDDNLEELPSEVFNESEMARLFPNN; encoded by the coding sequence ATGGCTTTCTTTGATAGTTTTACCGATTCGATCAAACAAAAGTGGCTGCAATTCTTTCAAGCCAATCGTGAATGGATTACGCTTCAGATGACTGTTGAATCAGTTTATACCCCTGATGGCGGCAAGCGACCTTCTTCTTACCTTATCCTGGGAGTTATTAATGCTCTAGAACCGAAATTGGCCCAGCTAATGCTTCCCTTTGCCAAACTGAATCCAGATGCGGATACTTTAATTGAAGTTCTGAATTTACATTTTGACCCCGATATTGCCCTTGGTAATCGTCTCAGTCCTACAGTAGAACCACAGATGTACTCTCGTCAGCAGGCTGTGGTCATGGTGGATGGACCTGAACCAGAAGCGGAATCTTTCTCAATCCCTGAGATGAGTCTGAATGAGTTGGGAAACGAAACACAAGCGACTTGGGCTGTAGAACAAGATGATGATGGCTTTGGTGATATTTCCTTATCTGATGAAGATATTGCCCATGACTCAGAAGCAATGGGTAATTTCGGTCATGTTTCCTTTACTTCCATGTCTTTAATTGATGAAAGCAATGATCAGAGCCTTAATAGCCTCACTTCAGTTGGTGAAAATCCCTTTGGGGAAATACCTGATCATGCTTTTACTGGGCTGAATACATCTGCAGAAAATGGATTTGATGATGTAGTTTCGGACATCTGGGGTGATGAAACTTCGTTTCAGAATTGTGACGACAATTTGGAAGAACTGCCATCTGAGGTTTTTAATGAATCAGAAATGGCTCGTCTCTTCCCCAACAATTAA
- a CDS encoding ISAs1-like element ISAsp2 family transposase: MKLPPKITIVDHFKDLEDKRVERTKRHKLIDIVTIAICAVICGVDSWVLMEAYGKKKEKWLKQFLELPNGIPSHDTFARVFARIDPQQFQNCFLSWIKSINKITEGEVIAIDGKTLRHSYDKGKDKGAIHMVSAWATSNKLVLGQCKVEEKSNEITAIPELIKVLDIAGCLVTIDAMGCQKEIVKSIAEKSGEYIIALKKNQGNLYKNVEEIFKEAISKGFEGFKYSEFHTKEDKHGREEIRHYLMLSDIEERIDTDKKWVNLQSVGMVEYIRKVNGKTKVETGYYISSLTNNAKLLGESVRTHWGIENSLHWVLDVAFREDDCRIRKDNAPQNFAVIRHIAVNLLGKEKSQKLGTKSKQFCAGWDDEYLEKILECI; the protein is encoded by the coding sequence ATGAAGCTACCACCAAAAATCACAATAGTAGATCACTTTAAAGATTTAGAAGATAAAAGAGTTGAGAGAACAAAAAGGCATAAATTAATAGATATAGTAACCATTGCGATTTGTGCAGTGATCTGTGGAGTAGATAGTTGGGTATTGATGGAGGCTTATGGAAAAAAGAAAGAAAAATGGCTAAAACAATTTTTAGAACTTCCAAACGGGATTCCATCTCATGATACATTCGCCAGAGTATTTGCGAGAATAGATCCGCAACAATTTCAGAATTGTTTTTTGAGTTGGATAAAATCTATCAATAAAATTACAGAAGGAGAAGTCATAGCAATAGATGGGAAAACATTAAGGCATTCATATGATAAAGGAAAGGATAAAGGTGCGATTCACATGGTAAGTGCATGGGCAACTAGTAATAAATTAGTATTAGGACAATGTAAAGTAGAAGAAAAGTCAAATGAAATAACAGCCATACCGGAATTAATTAAAGTATTAGATATAGCCGGATGTTTAGTAACGATTGATGCGATGGGGTGTCAAAAAGAGATAGTAAAATCAATTGCAGAAAAATCAGGCGAATATATTATCGCACTCAAAAAGAATCAAGGTAATTTATATAAGAATGTAGAAGAAATCTTCAAAGAAGCTATATCTAAAGGGTTTGAGGGATTCAAATATAGTGAATTTCATACAAAAGAAGACAAACATGGAAGAGAAGAGATTCGTCATTATCTCATGTTATCAGACATAGAAGAAAGAATAGATACTGATAAGAAATGGGTAAATCTTCAAAGTGTAGGAATGGTAGAATATATACGAAAAGTTAATGGAAAAACGAAGGTTGAGACAGGCTATTATATAAGTAGTTTGACAAATAATGCGAAATTACTAGGAGAATCAGTCCGCACTCATTGGGGTATAGAGAATTCATTACACTGGGTTTTAGATGTAGCTTTTAGAGAAGATGATTGTCGGATAAGAAAGGATAATGCACCACAAAACTTTGCAGTTATTCGTCATATAGCAGTTAATCTTTTAGGAAAAGAAAAAAGCCAAAAACTAGGAACTAAAAGTAAGCAGTTTTGTGCAGGATGGGATGATGAATATTTAGAGAAGATTTTAGAATGTATCTGA
- a CDS encoding alpha/beta fold hydrolase yields the protein MSSSTISNSTASPTQYYSWQNYRCAYEIHQPLNSTASGIPLLLIHPIGVGLSRQFWQRFCREWYDKKHQNLIYNPDLLGCGESDMPALAHTPINWAKQLEHFLQTVVKQPVIIVVQGALLPVAIELVKLEKDLIAGLVLSDPTSRPVITKNAPKWQQNLLWSIFTSPIGNAFFRYARTRKFLYSFSVEKLFAVSENVDDEWLNTLIADAKNMRGRYAVFAFLARFWQRDYSSDIASIPHRTLLVVGEQARGISKESKPEAPDERLAYYLNCLPQSQGVEIIGKNVMPYEYTQAFVEAVSPFIADIS from the coding sequence ATGTCATCATCTACAATCAGCAACTCCACAGCATCTCCAACCCAGTATTATAGTTGGCAAAACTACCGCTGTGCTTATGAAATTCATCAACCTCTCAATTCTACTGCTTCAGGTATTCCCTTACTTTTAATTCATCCTATCGGAGTAGGATTATCACGGCAATTTTGGCAGCGATTTTGCCGAGAATGGTATGATAAAAAGCACCAAAATCTTATTTATAATCCCGACTTATTGGGATGTGGTGAAAGTGATATGCCAGCTTTAGCGCATACACCAATTAACTGGGCAAAACAGTTAGAACACTTCTTGCAAACTGTGGTTAAACAACCCGTTATTATCGTAGTCCAAGGAGCTTTATTACCAGTTGCCATTGAATTAGTGAAACTGGAAAAAGACTTAATTGCTGGGTTAGTATTATCTGATCCTACATCTCGTCCAGTTATTACTAAAAATGCCCCCAAATGGCAACAGAACTTACTTTGGAGCATTTTTACATCTCCCATAGGTAATGCTTTTTTCCGCTATGCCCGTACCCGCAAATTTTTATATTCTTTCTCTGTTGAAAAATTGTTTGCTGTTAGTGAAAACGTTGATGATGAATGGCTAAATACTCTCATAGCAGATGCCAAAAATATGCGAGGGCGTTATGCTGTATTTGCTTTTTTAGCGAGATTTTGGCAAAGAGATTACAGTAGTGATATTGCCTCAATTCCGCACCGGACATTATTGGTTGTCGGAGAACAAGCTCGCGGTATTAGTAAAGAAAGTAAACCAGAAGCTCCCGACGAACGATTAGCATATTATCTGAATTGCTTACCTCAAAGTCAGGGAGTAGAAATCATTGGCAAAAATGTCATGCCCTATGAATATACTCAGGCATTTGTTGAGGCAGTATCTCCATTTATAGCTGATATTTCCTGA
- a CDS encoding TIGR02450 family Trp-rich protein, which yields MTKKQKFPYLLGSKWTAQQKVDGWRHFQVVNRKNQGKWVYAEMVAACDPQVRFWLNAKLLQDNSQWYAGWQTLQEINSIESDPKKLTKANNC from the coding sequence ATGACTAAAAAACAAAAATTTCCTTACCTACTAGGTTCTAAATGGACTGCACAACAAAAAGTTGATGGCTGGCGACATTTTCAGGTTGTTAACCGTAAAAATCAGGGTAAATGGGTATATGCAGAAATGGTAGCAGCTTGTGATCCTCAAGTGCGCTTTTGGTTAAATGCTAAATTATTGCAAGATAATTCCCAGTGGTATGCTGGGTGGCAAACTTTGCAAGAAATTAATTCTATTGAATCCGATCCAAAAAAGCTAACAAAAGCTAACAATTGTTAG
- a CDS encoding AI-2E family transporter: MQPVNNLPNLPKWLNIGLAFPVILLNGWLLIQFINYFQPLVSVISVAILLAFVLDYPIKLLQKRGVPRILAVVVVLLLSIIILGAVGVILLPLILEQLNELANLLPYWIESGTQQIEALQNWAATQQLPVNLSGLASEFLGKISSQLQSLTGKILGFAFDTIGNLFNLLIAIVLTIYLVLNGEALWDGIYLWFPSQIAKKVRELLREDFNNYFIGQATLGAILAVSITLAFVLLRVPLSLLFGIGIGLFSLFPFGTGIGVGIVSLLIALKDFGLGLEVAAIGVAIDQINSNIIAPRILGNLTGLNPVWVVISLLIGAKLGGVLGVLVAIPLASFMKDMADSWRNGEFNKTAVDSEYLQES; this comes from the coding sequence ATGCAGCCAGTAAACAATCTACCAAATCTACCTAAATGGTTAAATATAGGATTAGCCTTTCCTGTTATTCTTCTGAATGGTTGGCTATTAATTCAATTTATTAACTACTTTCAACCTTTAGTCAGTGTTATCTCTGTCGCTATTCTCTTAGCTTTTGTGCTAGATTATCCGATTAAACTGCTCCAAAAACGTGGAGTACCTCGCATTTTAGCAGTTGTCGTAGTATTACTGTTATCTATTATTATTTTAGGTGCTGTAGGTGTTATTCTCTTACCACTTATTCTGGAACAACTGAATGAGTTAGCTAATCTTCTTCCCTATTGGATTGAATCGGGAACTCAACAAATAGAAGCTTTGCAAAATTGGGCAGCTACCCAGCAGTTACCAGTAAATTTAAGTGGATTAGCTAGTGAATTTTTAGGAAAAATATCTAGTCAACTACAATCTTTGACTGGAAAAATTCTCGGTTTTGCTTTTGATACTATTGGAAATTTATTTAATTTACTAATAGCCATAGTTCTGACTATTTATCTAGTATTGAATGGTGAAGCTTTATGGGATGGAATTTATCTGTGGTTTCCGTCCCAAATTGCTAAAAAAGTTCGAGAATTACTCCGAGAAGATTTTAATAATTATTTCATTGGTCAAGCTACTCTAGGTGCTATTTTAGCCGTGTCTATAACATTGGCATTTGTCCTCTTACGAGTCCCTTTATCACTCCTTTTCGGGATAGGAATTGGTTTATTTTCTTTATTTCCTTTTGGGACTGGTATTGGGGTTGGTATTGTCAGTTTATTAATAGCTTTAAAAGATTTTGGCTTAGGATTAGAAGTTGCGGCTATAGGTGTAGCTATTGACCAAATTAATTCTAATATTATTGCCCCACGCATTTTAGGAAATTTAACCGGCTTAAATCCTGTATGGGTGGTAATTTCTTTATTAATAGGCGCGAAATTAGGCGGTGTATTGGGTGTATTGGTTGCTATTCCTCTCGCTAGTTTTATGAAAGATATGGCTGATAGTTGGCGGAATGGTGAATTTAATAAAACCGCTGTTGATAGTGAATATCTGCAAGAATCTTGA